A single window of Sebastes umbrosus isolate fSebUmb1 chromosome 16, fSebUmb1.pri, whole genome shotgun sequence DNA harbors:
- the nin gene encoding ninein isoform X4: MKEMLGTHAVDIDVSSLFGRVLSCGMDDTQEQDQYEERLKEVFNSFDASGAGSLCPEELSDLCLSLHLDDATPALLHTLLQSQDCLTARVDFDQFKNALILVLSSTIEPQQAEPEETLSTPESTEIQPKFVKGSKRYGRRSTPEFIEPISDFSEITNANPAEEEEEEEEDLEDNYDSAVPRKRERWNAHETSTEEYEAEGQMHLWNPDEPSTPRGAIFPSSTCLEERLREACDDLEISWDGCAGHSELLALCEHLGPEINVDVLQSVTGDGVMNVQEFVSRVVNHNKPPTPSASTPYRQLKRHHSTQPFDEGGRRIAAPAALTSTIGMRLFSTLDDGTGFTPVEYILDAWMEEGIENSIEILQALNFSLDGKLSLTDLTMALENELLVTKNGIHQAALASFKAEIRYLLERVDRELREKEKIRSDLEKAEKLKTELATEVDERHAAIEHMNNLNLRKLEQDHKEKLAAARSELMKEMDQMQQQAGLQREQLEAEVEKIRDDESFLRDHLSISVKENRRLEMELLDSTEKLMETQSQNTKLQTSLDNVMKEKFGDLDPGSADFLLQEERIKELRSSYEAQYRELQDRIDELQSELQEFHSLGRVHQPCHKPLSEELESKSPGMESDPGIGSEEVQPFSMSLEAEMMLEQLKEQHLQELEDLQNQLESKITEFDETAGQQRATHEDQKAALALQYQQEVQALREEMASVQSHEQELQSHLEQAELERTCLEQKQAMEREELENLQQEEVGTLRQQLLEAHTFVADLEEQLKTLEAQQTETDGNLVNEMDELRKQHAIEIKKLGEEHVELSEARLEEERKKLQEEQAELEQRLLDDCEREKGLLQQSHEDELKARLEEAKMRFEGERDEIVQRLTEQWQKERAQLDEQNNESLQEVLEEEMMRLVREQEEKEGKLREEWEHERARLRELHEDALLDRILQERLQVQEKFEQREKKLNEEWERERLQLEEDYEGMLQERLNEERVKLETEKEEEEERLEGLMAEERDRLEESHREAMKELTVKHTGERDALGSMLDKLRDDVTQERSEASRLAEENVILRKKIAVLKEEDLKEVQEELVQTLEHLQKGKITAQKAEENFEKQISELRVQSQQLEDENGMLSEKNTQNISDVENLRQQLAGLIKDNERREASAADEKNKLAACVSALEAELTKALEDAAQLEQRNTQLSLQLSGLREKAVKVDSMESQLSSLVEERKSADKETQGLCSQLAKAHEKVKTVDETLQAVNHQSARLKSDQRVLQQERDSLKREVSVLNKQLQNVNDKNHVLEMALHSSGLQSQSKKLYRDKMSRLVDQGQQQLLRQENDRLQVEVRNVKGDLVQSREKVRQLDATVLSLKQHKQQSPSSSLVKALEQENSSLKQELEAQKELTKGREAGQGLAELEGLQQENEALRAQMARLSTQLLETFQAQLVGLLPPSPHRMPRGQHRGEEPDNMQGPMPEQRAAHADSYRRIGGL; this comes from the exons AATCTACTGAGATCCAACCAAAGTTCGTGAAGGGCAGTAAACGTTACGGCCGCCGCTCCACGCCGGAGTTCATAGAGCCCATTTCAGACTTCTCTGAAATTACGAACGCAAAcccggcggaggaggaggaggaggaggaggaggatctggAGGACAACTATGACTCGGCTGTTCCCCGGAAGCGTGAG CGCTGGAACGCTCACGAAACAAGCACAGAGGAGTACGAGGCAGAAG GCCAGATGCATCTGTGGAACCCCGACGAGCCGAGCACACCTCGGGGAGCCATCTTTCCCTCGTCGACCTGTTTAGAGGAGAGACTGCGTGAAGCCTGTGACGACTTGGAGATATCGTGGGACGGATGTGCTGGTCACTCCGAACTGCTCGCGCTTTGTGAACACCTGGGCCCGGAG ataaATGTGGATGTGCTCCAGAGTGTAACCGGCGATGGAGTGATGAATGTTCAGGAGTTTGTTTCCAGGGTTGTAAACCACAACAAACCCCCCACGCCGTCCGCCTCCACGCCCTACAGACAGCTCAAACGACACCACTCCACTCAg CCGTTTGATGAGGGAGGCCGAAGGATAGCCGCTCCTGCTGCTCTGACCAGCACCATCGGCATGCGTCTCTTCTCCACCCTGGACGACGGTACCGGCTTCACTCCAGTCGAATACATCCTGGATGCCTGGATGGAAGAGGGAATAGAAAACAGTATTGAGATCCTGCAG gcttTGAATTTCAGCTTAGATGGAAAACTGAGTCTTACTGATCTCACCATGGCCCTGGAGAATGAGCTACTGGTTACTAAGAATGGGATTCACCAGGCGGCATTGGCGAGCTTCAAAGCTGAGATCAGATATCTCCT aGAGCGTGTAGACCGAGAGCtcagggagaaagagaaaatccGATCTGACCTGGAAAAAGCAGAGAAGCTAAAAACTGAACTCGCCACTGAGGTGGATGAGCGTCACGCTGCGATTGAGCACATGAACAACCTCAATCTCAG GAAGCTTGAACAGGACCACAAAGAGAAACTAGCAGCAGCACGATCAGAGCTGATGAAGGAGATGGACCAGATGCAGCAGCAGGCCGGCCTGCAGCGCGAGCAACTGGAAGCGGAGGTGGAGAAGATCAGGGATGACGAATCTTTtctccgagaccacctctccaTCTCTGTGAAG GAAAACCGACGCCTTGAAATGGAGTTGCTGGACAGCACCGAAAAACTAATGGAGACACAAAGTCAAAATACAAAACTCCAGACTAGTTTGGACAACGTTATGAAAGAAAAG TTTGGAGACTTGGACCCTGGCAGTGCAGACTTCCTCCTCCAAGAGGAACGTATTAAAGAACTACGCAGCAGCTACGAAGCTCAGTACAGG GAGCTGCAGGATCGTATCGACGAGCTGCAGTCAGAGTTGCAGGAGTTTCACAGTCTTGGTCGAGTTCATCAGCCCTGCCACAAGCCTCTCTCTGAGGAGCTGGAGAGTAAAAGCCCCGGCATGGAGTCTGATCCAG GTATCGGTTCAGAGGAAGTTCAGCCCTTCAGCATGAGCCTCGAGGCAGAGATGATGTTGGAGCAGCTGAAGGAGCAACACCTTCAGGAATTGGAGGATTTGCAAAACCAGCTGGAAAGCAAG ATCACTGAGTTTGATGAGACGGCAGGACAGCAGAGAGCGACCCATGAGGACCAGAAGGCTGCCTTAGCCCTCCAGTACCAGCAGGAGGTGCAGGCTTTGAGGGAGGAGATGGCCAGCGTTCAGAGCCATGAACAGGAGCTCCAGAGCCACCTAGAGCaggcggagctggagcggacgTGTCTGGAGCAGAAGCAAGCCATGGAGAGGGAAGAGCTGGAGAATCTGCAACAGGAGGAAGTAGGAACTCTCAGACAACAACTGCTGGAGGCCCATACCTTCGTTGCAGACctggaggagcagctgaagACCCTCGAAGCCCAGCAGACGGAGACGGATGGAAACCTTGTCAACGAGATGGACGAGCTGAGGAAACAACAcgccattgagattaagaaacTGGGTGAAGAGCATGTAGAGCTTTCTGAAGCCAGactggaagaggagaggaagaaactgCAGGAAGAACAGGCTGAGTTGGAGCAGAGATTGTTAGATGATTGCGAAAGGGAGAAAGGGCTGCTgcaacagagccatgaggatgaACTGAAGGCCAGACTAGAGGAAGCAAAGATGAGGTTTGAGGGAGAGCGTGACGAGATTGTGCAGAGGCTGACGGAGCAGTGGCAGAAAGAGAGGGCTCAGCTGGATGAGCAGAATAATGAGTCTCTGCAGGAGGTGCTGGAGGAAGAGATGATGAGACTTGTCAGGgaacaggaggagaaggagggcaAGCTCAGGGAGGAGTGGGAGCATGAACGAGCCCGGCTTCGGGAGCTTCACGAGGACGCTCTGCTCGATCGAATACTGCAAGAAAGGCTGCAGGTACAAGAGAAGTTTGAGCAGAGGGAGAAAAAGCTGAATGAGgagtgggagagggagagactgcAACTGGAGGAGGATTACGAAGGGATGCTCCAGGAGAGGCTGAATGAAGAGAGGGTGAAGCTTGAGactgagaaagaggaggaggaggagagactagAAGGCTTAATGGCAGAGGAGAGGGATCGTCTAGAGGAGAGCCacagagaggccatgaaggagcTGACGGTCAAGCACACTGGAGAGAGGGACGCTCTCGGCAGCATGTTGGACAAACTACGAGATGACGTCACTCAGGAGAG ATCTGAAGCCAGTCGTCTCGCTGAAGAAAACGTCATCCTCAGGAAAAAGATCGCAGTGTTGAAGGAAGAGGACTTGAAAGAGGTCCAGGAAGAGTTGGT ACAAACACTGGAGCACCTACAAAAAGGGAAGATAACGGCTCAGAAGGCAGAAGAGAATTTCGAGAAACAG ATTTCAGAGCTGCGTGTGCAGAGCCAACAACTGGAGGATGAGAACGGGATGCTGTCGGAGAAAAATACCCAAAACATTTCTGACGTGGAGAATCTCCGCCAGCAGCTGGCAGGACTGATAAAGGACAACGAGAGGAGGGAGGCATCCGCCGCTGATGAGAAAAACAAG CTGGCAGCTTGTGTGTCTGCTCTGGAGGCAGAGCTGACCAAAGCTCTGGAGGATGCTGCACAGCTGGAGCAGAGGAATACCCAGCTGTCACTGCAGCTCTCTGGCCTCAGAGAGAAG GCGGTCAAAGTGGACTCTATGGAGAGTCAGCTCAGCAGCCTGGTAGAGGAGCGGAAGAGCGCGGATAAGGAGACCCAGGGCCTCTGCAGCCAGCTCGCCAAAGCTCATGAGAAG GTAAAGACAGTGGATGAAACTCTTCAAGCTGTGAACCATCAAAGTGCTCGTCTCAAGTCAGACCAACGTGTTTTGCAGCAGGAGAGGGATTCCCTCAAACGTGAAGTTTCCGTGCTAAACAAGCAGCTGCAAAATGTCAACGATAAA AACCACGTTTTGGAGATGGCCTTGCACTCGAGTGGTCTCCAGAGTCAGAGCAAGAAGCTGTACAGAGATAAGATGTCTCGGCTGGTGGACCaggggcagcagcagctgctgaggcaggaaaacGACCGGCTTCAGGTTGAAGTACGCAACGTCAAAGGAGACCTGGTGCAGTCCAGAGAAAAG GTGCGTCAGCTCGATGCTACCGTCCTGTCCCTGAAGCAGCACAAACAACAGAGTCCGTCCTCGTCCCTGGTGAAGGCCTTGGAACAGGAGAACTCCTCTCTGAAGCAGGAGCTCGAGGCACAAAAGGAGCTCACCAAG ggcCGTGAAGCAGGACAAGGACTCGCAGAGCTGGAGGGCCTTCAGCAAGAAAATGAAGCGCTCAGGGCCCAGATGGCTCGACTGTCCACGCAGCTGCTAGAG ACATTTCAGGCTCAGTTGGTCGGACTCCTGCCTCCATCCCCTCACAGGATGCCCCGGGGACAACATCGTGGTGAAGAGCCAGACAACATGCAG GGGCCGATGCCGGAGCAGCGGGCGGCTCACGCAGACAGCTACCGGCGGATCGGTGGATTGTAA
- the nin gene encoding ninein isoform X3 has translation MKEMLGTHAVDIDVSSLFGRVLSCGMDDTQEQDQYEERLKEVFNSFDASGAGSLCPEELSDLCLSLHLDDATPALLHTLLQSQDCLTARVDFDQFKNALILVLSSTIEPQQAEPEETLSTPESTEIQPKFVKGSKRYGRRSTPEFIEPISDFSEITNANPAEEEEEEEEDLEDNYDSAVPRKRERWNAHETSTEEYEAEGQMHLWNPDEPSTPRGAIFPSSTCLEERLREACDDLEISWDGCAGHSELLALCEHLGPEINVDVLQSVTGDGVMNVQEFVSRVVNHNKPPTPSASTPYRQLKRHHSTQPFDEGGRRIAAPAALTSTIGMRLFSTLDDGTGFTPVEYILDAWMEEGIENSIEILQALNFSLDGKLSLTDLTMALENELLVTKNGIHQAALASFKAEIRYLLERVDRELREKEKIRSDLEKAEKLKTELATEVDERHAAIEHMNNLNLRKLEQDHKEKLAAARSELMKEMDQMQQQAGLQREQLEAEVEKIRDDESFLRDHLSISVKENRRLEMELLDSTEKLMETQSQNTKLQTSLDNVMKEKFGDLDPGSADFLLQEERIKELRSSYEAQYRELQDRIDELQSELQEFHSLGRVHQPCHKPLSEELESKSPGMESDPGIGSEEVQPFSMSLEAEMMLEQLKEQHLQELEDLQNQLESKITEFDETAGQQRATHEDQKAALALQYQQEVQALREEMASVQSHEQELQSHLEQAELERTCLEQKQAMEREELENLQQEEVGTLRQQLLEAHTFVADLEEQLKTLEAQQTETDGNLVNEMDELRKQHAIEIKKLGEEHVELSEARLEEERKKLQEEQAELEQRLLDDCEREKGLLQQSHEDELKARLEEAKMRFEGERDEIVQRLTEQWQKERAQLDEQNNESLQEVLEEEMMRLVREQEEKEGKLREEWEHERARLRELHEDALLDRILQERLQVQEKFEQREKKLNEEWERERLQLEEDYEGMLQERLNEERVKLETEKEEEEERLEGLMAEERDRLEESHREAMKELTVKHTGERDALGSMLDKLRDDVTQERSEASRLAEENVILRKKIAVLKEEDLKEVQEELVQTLEHLQKGKITAQKAEENFEKQISELRVQSQQLEDENGMLSEKNTQNISDVENLRQQLAGLIKDNERREASAADEKNKAVKVDSMESQLSSLVEERKSADKETQGLCSQLAKAHEKVKTVDETLQAVNHQSARLKSDQRVLQQERDSLKREVSVLNKQLQNVNDKNHVLEMALHSSGLQSQSKKLYRDKMSRLVDQGQQQLLRQENDRLQVEVRNVKGDLVQSREKVRQLDATVLSLKQHKQQSPSSSLVKALEQENSSLKQELEAQKELTKGREAGQGLAELEGLQQENEALRAQMARLSTQLLETFQAQLVGLLPPSPHRMPRGQHRGEEPDNMQDERERKMKNMEERMREIELSLRNVKLLLKEKVAQLKDQLHKNGKSDVLITGLYEENNQLLKALEATEQRKKIAEKKNYLLEEKISSMNKIVRDLNPLPLPALPYHYKCT, from the exons AATCTACTGAGATCCAACCAAAGTTCGTGAAGGGCAGTAAACGTTACGGCCGCCGCTCCACGCCGGAGTTCATAGAGCCCATTTCAGACTTCTCTGAAATTACGAACGCAAAcccggcggaggaggaggaggaggaggaggaggatctggAGGACAACTATGACTCGGCTGTTCCCCGGAAGCGTGAG CGCTGGAACGCTCACGAAACAAGCACAGAGGAGTACGAGGCAGAAG GCCAGATGCATCTGTGGAACCCCGACGAGCCGAGCACACCTCGGGGAGCCATCTTTCCCTCGTCGACCTGTTTAGAGGAGAGACTGCGTGAAGCCTGTGACGACTTGGAGATATCGTGGGACGGATGTGCTGGTCACTCCGAACTGCTCGCGCTTTGTGAACACCTGGGCCCGGAG ataaATGTGGATGTGCTCCAGAGTGTAACCGGCGATGGAGTGATGAATGTTCAGGAGTTTGTTTCCAGGGTTGTAAACCACAACAAACCCCCCACGCCGTCCGCCTCCACGCCCTACAGACAGCTCAAACGACACCACTCCACTCAg CCGTTTGATGAGGGAGGCCGAAGGATAGCCGCTCCTGCTGCTCTGACCAGCACCATCGGCATGCGTCTCTTCTCCACCCTGGACGACGGTACCGGCTTCACTCCAGTCGAATACATCCTGGATGCCTGGATGGAAGAGGGAATAGAAAACAGTATTGAGATCCTGCAG gcttTGAATTTCAGCTTAGATGGAAAACTGAGTCTTACTGATCTCACCATGGCCCTGGAGAATGAGCTACTGGTTACTAAGAATGGGATTCACCAGGCGGCATTGGCGAGCTTCAAAGCTGAGATCAGATATCTCCT aGAGCGTGTAGACCGAGAGCtcagggagaaagagaaaatccGATCTGACCTGGAAAAAGCAGAGAAGCTAAAAACTGAACTCGCCACTGAGGTGGATGAGCGTCACGCTGCGATTGAGCACATGAACAACCTCAATCTCAG GAAGCTTGAACAGGACCACAAAGAGAAACTAGCAGCAGCACGATCAGAGCTGATGAAGGAGATGGACCAGATGCAGCAGCAGGCCGGCCTGCAGCGCGAGCAACTGGAAGCGGAGGTGGAGAAGATCAGGGATGACGAATCTTTtctccgagaccacctctccaTCTCTGTGAAG GAAAACCGACGCCTTGAAATGGAGTTGCTGGACAGCACCGAAAAACTAATGGAGACACAAAGTCAAAATACAAAACTCCAGACTAGTTTGGACAACGTTATGAAAGAAAAG TTTGGAGACTTGGACCCTGGCAGTGCAGACTTCCTCCTCCAAGAGGAACGTATTAAAGAACTACGCAGCAGCTACGAAGCTCAGTACAGG GAGCTGCAGGATCGTATCGACGAGCTGCAGTCAGAGTTGCAGGAGTTTCACAGTCTTGGTCGAGTTCATCAGCCCTGCCACAAGCCTCTCTCTGAGGAGCTGGAGAGTAAAAGCCCCGGCATGGAGTCTGATCCAG GTATCGGTTCAGAGGAAGTTCAGCCCTTCAGCATGAGCCTCGAGGCAGAGATGATGTTGGAGCAGCTGAAGGAGCAACACCTTCAGGAATTGGAGGATTTGCAAAACCAGCTGGAAAGCAAG ATCACTGAGTTTGATGAGACGGCAGGACAGCAGAGAGCGACCCATGAGGACCAGAAGGCTGCCTTAGCCCTCCAGTACCAGCAGGAGGTGCAGGCTTTGAGGGAGGAGATGGCCAGCGTTCAGAGCCATGAACAGGAGCTCCAGAGCCACCTAGAGCaggcggagctggagcggacgTGTCTGGAGCAGAAGCAAGCCATGGAGAGGGAAGAGCTGGAGAATCTGCAACAGGAGGAAGTAGGAACTCTCAGACAACAACTGCTGGAGGCCCATACCTTCGTTGCAGACctggaggagcagctgaagACCCTCGAAGCCCAGCAGACGGAGACGGATGGAAACCTTGTCAACGAGATGGACGAGCTGAGGAAACAACAcgccattgagattaagaaacTGGGTGAAGAGCATGTAGAGCTTTCTGAAGCCAGactggaagaggagaggaagaaactgCAGGAAGAACAGGCTGAGTTGGAGCAGAGATTGTTAGATGATTGCGAAAGGGAGAAAGGGCTGCTgcaacagagccatgaggatgaACTGAAGGCCAGACTAGAGGAAGCAAAGATGAGGTTTGAGGGAGAGCGTGACGAGATTGTGCAGAGGCTGACGGAGCAGTGGCAGAAAGAGAGGGCTCAGCTGGATGAGCAGAATAATGAGTCTCTGCAGGAGGTGCTGGAGGAAGAGATGATGAGACTTGTCAGGgaacaggaggagaaggagggcaAGCTCAGGGAGGAGTGGGAGCATGAACGAGCCCGGCTTCGGGAGCTTCACGAGGACGCTCTGCTCGATCGAATACTGCAAGAAAGGCTGCAGGTACAAGAGAAGTTTGAGCAGAGGGAGAAAAAGCTGAATGAGgagtgggagagggagagactgcAACTGGAGGAGGATTACGAAGGGATGCTCCAGGAGAGGCTGAATGAAGAGAGGGTGAAGCTTGAGactgagaaagaggaggaggaggagagactagAAGGCTTAATGGCAGAGGAGAGGGATCGTCTAGAGGAGAGCCacagagaggccatgaaggagcTGACGGTCAAGCACACTGGAGAGAGGGACGCTCTCGGCAGCATGTTGGACAAACTACGAGATGACGTCACTCAGGAGAG ATCTGAAGCCAGTCGTCTCGCTGAAGAAAACGTCATCCTCAGGAAAAAGATCGCAGTGTTGAAGGAAGAGGACTTGAAAGAGGTCCAGGAAGAGTTGGT ACAAACACTGGAGCACCTACAAAAAGGGAAGATAACGGCTCAGAAGGCAGAAGAGAATTTCGAGAAACAG ATTTCAGAGCTGCGTGTGCAGAGCCAACAACTGGAGGATGAGAACGGGATGCTGTCGGAGAAAAATACCCAAAACATTTCTGACGTGGAGAATCTCCGCCAGCAGCTGGCAGGACTGATAAAGGACAACGAGAGGAGGGAGGCATCCGCCGCTGATGAGAAAAACAAG GCGGTCAAAGTGGACTCTATGGAGAGTCAGCTCAGCAGCCTGGTAGAGGAGCGGAAGAGCGCGGATAAGGAGACCCAGGGCCTCTGCAGCCAGCTCGCCAAAGCTCATGAGAAG GTAAAGACAGTGGATGAAACTCTTCAAGCTGTGAACCATCAAAGTGCTCGTCTCAAGTCAGACCAACGTGTTTTGCAGCAGGAGAGGGATTCCCTCAAACGTGAAGTTTCCGTGCTAAACAAGCAGCTGCAAAATGTCAACGATAAA AACCACGTTTTGGAGATGGCCTTGCACTCGAGTGGTCTCCAGAGTCAGAGCAAGAAGCTGTACAGAGATAAGATGTCTCGGCTGGTGGACCaggggcagcagcagctgctgaggcaggaaaacGACCGGCTTCAGGTTGAAGTACGCAACGTCAAAGGAGACCTGGTGCAGTCCAGAGAAAAG GTGCGTCAGCTCGATGCTACCGTCCTGTCCCTGAAGCAGCACAAACAACAGAGTCCGTCCTCGTCCCTGGTGAAGGCCTTGGAACAGGAGAACTCCTCTCTGAAGCAGGAGCTCGAGGCACAAAAGGAGCTCACCAAG ggcCGTGAAGCAGGACAAGGACTCGCAGAGCTGGAGGGCCTTCAGCAAGAAAATGAAGCGCTCAGGGCCCAGATGGCTCGACTGTCCACGCAGCTGCTAGAG ACATTTCAGGCTCAGTTGGTCGGACTCCTGCCTCCATCCCCTCACAGGATGCCCCGGGGACAACATCGTGGTGAAGAGCCAGACAACATGCAG GatgaaagggagagaaagatgaAGAATATGGAGGAGCGAATGAGGGAAATTGAGCTGTCGCTGCGTAACGTCAAACTGCTACTCAAAGAGAAGGTCGCTCAGCTGAAAGACCAG CTGCACAAGAACGGCAAATCAGACGTGTTGATCACAGGCCTGTATGAGGAGAACAACCAGCTGCTGAAAGCTCTGGAGGCGACTGAGCAGCGGAAGAAAATCGCAGAGAAGAAGAACTACCTACTGGAAGAGAAGATCTCCAGCATGAACAAGATAGTGCGTGACCTAAACCCCCTGCCCCTTCCTGCACTGCCATACCACTATAAATGTACATAA